Proteins co-encoded in one Meiothermus sp. genomic window:
- the rplS gene encoding 50S ribosomal protein L19 has product MNRGALLKVVEKKYTRTDIPQFKPGDTVRVNYKVVEGNRTRVQAYEGVVIKIKRNGFNSAFTVRKISFNEGVERIFPFNSPLIESVQVMSRGKVRRAKLYYLRELRGKAARIKGDRKRLNEDVEARAAAAREAAEAKAAAAAEENKE; this is encoded by the coding sequence ATGAACCGTGGCGCATTGCTGAAGGTAGTCGAGAAGAAGTACACCCGTACCGACATCCCCCAGTTCAAGCCGGGCGATACCGTACGGGTCAACTACAAGGTGGTCGAAGGCAACCGTACCCGTGTGCAGGCCTACGAAGGCGTGGTGATCAAGATCAAGCGCAACGGCTTCAACAGCGCTTTCACGGTGCGTAAAATCTCCTTTAACGAGGGCGTAGAGCGCATTTTTCCCTTCAACTCGCCCCTGATTGAGAGCGTGCAGGTGATGAGCCGCGGTAAGGTGCGCCGGGCCAAGCTGTACTACCTGCGCGAGCTGCGCGGCAAGGCTGCCCGCATCAAGGGCGACCGTAAGCGCCTCAACGAAGATGTCGAGGCCCGGGCTGCTGCTGCCAGAGAGGCCGCCGAAGCCAAAGCAGCCGCTGCGGCCGAGGAAAACAAAGAATAA
- a CDS encoding tetratricopeptide repeat protein, whose translation MLYTLGGLRLAESNFSREKPLLLLAYLALEGPKPRRFLAELFWPEAADPMNSLAVALAKLRKLGVAYNDESRAWVDLECDALALQDALRAGRWEEGVGLYTGPFAEGFRAEEAGAELEEWVYEVRERLAREVRQAYLVLAEKAAAQASFAEAAAYAEQAYRVAGAPPLEPEELPRVYRLLLAGEHPLAEGLEREARELGITLGGSSQAARGRLRQGLVGRERELAALLALEEGAWAWVRGGAGLGKTALLRELEVRTGWLYLPARSGLPYATLEPLLENLQGGEEALLRRALALHEHLLLDGWEEMDEESRQLLVRLRGLRPPIRVVLAGRGEPPLGVDRLLELEPLSPEELAGFPGAYEATGGVPALVGAWLRGEPIQMALEARLRDLSESARQVYMCLALLETPDLLLVRQALGLGASEMAQAVDALLSAGLIDLNGAVFGREVAQGYLAERKAQEAQLSLGLARLLKPQQALPLYRRARALIEEADLPQVRRAYLTWAAELMRRGFPKRAAEELSEAPNHPEIVLLRARAFERAGMYKEALEAIQTLPETPERLALEATLHHRLGRAEAAQACAERALAGGMEARAEAQNTLGLIHLAQGRFAEAASAFRRAAALWLGLGDEPRRIAALSNVAIARARMQEDAEQVFKEVLALCQDNPRLQAQLLINLGKEYERSGRLTAALESYRQAEALALEVGSLRQVALAQNNLGAIFHLQNQPGPARTYYHRAIQAAQQGGELQILAMALGNLAELEGDLEAWQEAIAVAENAGYLDLAQQQRTLLRAFMERSG comes from the coding sequence ATGCTGTACACGCTGGGGGGGCTGCGGCTGGCCGAAAGCAACTTTAGCAGGGAAAAACCCCTGCTGCTGCTGGCCTACCTGGCCCTGGAGGGCCCCAAGCCCCGGCGGTTTCTGGCCGAGTTGTTCTGGCCCGAGGCCGCCGACCCAATGAACTCGCTGGCGGTGGCGCTGGCCAAGCTGCGCAAGCTGGGGGTGGCCTACAACGACGAGAGCCGGGCCTGGGTAGACCTCGAGTGCGATGCCCTGGCCCTGCAGGACGCGCTGCGGGCGGGGCGCTGGGAAGAGGGGGTGGGGCTCTATACCGGGCCGTTTGCCGAGGGCTTCCGGGCCGAGGAGGCGGGGGCTGAGCTCGAGGAGTGGGTCTACGAGGTGCGGGAGCGCCTGGCCCGCGAGGTGCGCCAGGCCTACCTGGTGCTGGCCGAGAAAGCCGCTGCCCAGGCCAGCTTTGCCGAGGCCGCGGCCTATGCCGAGCAGGCCTACCGGGTGGCCGGGGCGCCGCCTTTGGAACCCGAGGAACTGCCCAGGGTCTACCGGCTGCTGCTGGCGGGCGAGCACCCCCTGGCCGAGGGCCTCGAGCGCGAGGCCAGAGAGCTGGGGATTACCCTGGGGGGCTCGAGCCAGGCCGCGCGGGGCCGCCTGCGCCAGGGGTTGGTGGGGCGCGAGCGCGAGCTGGCGGCGTTGCTGGCCCTGGAGGAGGGGGCCTGGGCCTGGGTGCGGGGCGGAGCCGGGCTGGGCAAGACCGCCCTGCTGCGCGAGCTCGAGGTGCGTACCGGCTGGCTTTACCTGCCGGCCCGGTCTGGGCTGCCCTATGCCACGCTCGAGCCCCTGCTGGAAAACCTTCAGGGCGGCGAGGAGGCTTTGCTGCGGCGGGCTCTGGCCCTGCACGAGCACCTGCTCCTGGACGGCTGGGAGGAGATGGACGAGGAGAGCCGGCAGCTCTTGGTACGGCTGCGGGGGCTGCGCCCGCCCATCCGGGTGGTGCTGGCGGGCCGGGGCGAGCCGCCTTTGGGCGTGGACAGACTGCTGGAACTCGAGCCTTTGTCCCCCGAGGAGCTGGCCGGCTTTCCAGGGGCCTACGAGGCCACCGGAGGGGTGCCGGCCCTGGTGGGGGCCTGGCTGCGCGGCGAGCCCATCCAGATGGCGCTCGAGGCCCGCTTGCGGGATCTGAGCGAGTCGGCCCGCCAGGTGTATATGTGCCTGGCGCTACTGGAGACCCCCGACCTGCTGCTGGTGCGCCAGGCTTTGGGGCTGGGGGCCTCCGAGATGGCCCAGGCGGTGGATGCGCTGCTCTCGGCTGGCCTGATTGATTTGAATGGGGCCGTCTTTGGGCGCGAGGTCGCCCAGGGCTACTTAGCCGAGCGCAAGGCCCAGGAGGCCCAGCTCAGCCTGGGGCTGGCCCGGCTGCTCAAGCCCCAACAGGCCCTCCCGCTCTACCGCCGGGCGCGGGCCCTGATCGAGGAGGCCGACCTCCCCCAGGTGCGGCGGGCCTACCTGACCTGGGCCGCCGAGCTCATGCGGCGGGGTTTTCCTAAACGTGCCGCCGAGGAATTAAGCGAGGCCCCCAACCACCCCGAAATTGTGCTGCTGCGGGCCAGGGCTTTTGAGCGGGCCGGGATGTACAAGGAGGCCCTCGAGGCCATCCAGACCCTGCCCGAGACCCCCGAGCGGCTGGCCCTCGAGGCCACCCTCCACCACCGGCTGGGCCGGGCCGAGGCGGCCCAGGCCTGCGCCGAGCGGGCCCTGGCCGGCGGCATGGAGGCCCGGGCCGAGGCCCAGAACACCCTGGGCCTCATCCACCTGGCCCAGGGCCGCTTTGCCGAGGCGGCGTCGGCCTTCCGCCGGGCCGCGGCGCTGTGGCTGGGTTTGGGGGACGAGCCCCGGCGCATTGCCGCCCTGAGCAATGTGGCCATCGCCCGGGCCCGCATGCAGGAGGACGCCGAGCAGGTTTTCAAGGAGGTGCTGGCCCTCTGTCAGGACAACCCCCGCCTGCAAGCCCAGTTGCTCATCAACCTGGGCAAGGAGTACGAGCGCAGCGGGCGGCTGACAGCAGCGCTGGAGAGCTACCGGCAGGCCGAGGCGCTGGCCCTGGAGGTGGGCAGCCTGCGCCAGGTGGCCCTGGCCCAGAACAACCTGGGAGCCATCTTCCACCTGCAAAACCAGCCTGGCCCGGCCCGAACCTACTACCATCGGGCCATCCAGGCCGCCCAGCAGGGGGGTGAGTTGCAGATTCTGGCCATGGCCCTGGGCAACCTGGCTGAGCTCGAGGGCGACCTCGAGGCCTGGCAGGAGGCCATCGCGGTGGCCGAGAACGCCGGCTACCTCGACCTGGCCCAGCAGCAGCGCACGCTTTTGCGGGCGTTCATGGAGCGTTCAGGCTAG
- a CDS encoding S8 family serine peptidase: MKHLWKLALVSVLVLIAACNGQRPNGTAQIVVDNTLTPTQATIPGPDGPRPVARMVGESGIAMDFVLGELIISTDDPAKLNAFLSRWGGQVLSETEKVGDAPKTYQVRLNPSGAQVEAILQRLNQSLPDLKGRFSTSSPEAAQLLAVALSEANQEKMTVTPNFVVQPAAIADGITTEAPTRSSLSPDVPYTPNAFNWTYMNRGSAQDIGVGEAWRLLERAGRLSNRVRIMILDGGFALNNDFPATRQVVGSWNEPNLLQCSGGNSCPWHGTHVTTAAMGRPDNGFGVAGPAGPVGELLAVPFQGDFIGIISTLERIITATLFGNPKIINMSFGFELDLGWDIAVKVACLGLCPSPSEVMDGFAVAVSATGKLLFAAAGNEGKDVDNGGGIEGSTHIPCELRSVICVGGMAHDSTARDPGSNFGTKRDDNSVDIYGPYWIWAGPDRDSPANEARLRAGTSYSSPFVAGVAALVWAANPSLSASQVWAILRDTAHVGGVGVRGFERRVNAFAAISRALEVGSSGPSVALSGASTANLNREWSITANVTDFAGNNCPPVFCPLTFDPAPTRTVGNTAYYRFNTAASRTIRVTTRDLLGREGSATREVTVINSPPVVRIDAPSNGASFYQGQTVNLVGTATDLNEGPDPGPGPIACRWEGSAADGFPRTGCNLSVTFSTTGSRTLTLRATDPQGLSSTASVTINITPPPANLPPNINTFGPLSPSTPNYSGGFSWNTTFTAPASATDPEGNNPITYIWRATSYRPDNDSVVWRSNVVLSTSTTSGNLSWTPSTNNPSDLLVDFSSTPPGNACYNGQLVRLELVARDFLGNESTRSFAAIRIYRCIVI, from the coding sequence ATGAAACATCTTTGGAAGTTGGCTCTGGTAAGCGTGCTTGTGCTGATAGCAGCCTGCAACGGGCAAAGGCCAAACGGAACCGCTCAGATTGTCGTAGACAATACCCTTACACCTACCCAGGCTACGATACCCGGCCCGGACGGCCCACGCCCGGTGGCCCGCATGGTGGGTGAGAGTGGTATCGCAATGGATTTTGTTCTTGGAGAGCTGATAATCAGCACCGACGACCCTGCCAAGCTCAACGCCTTCCTTAGCCGCTGGGGTGGGCAGGTGCTGAGCGAGACCGAAAAGGTGGGTGACGCACCCAAAACATATCAAGTGCGCCTCAACCCTTCCGGTGCCCAGGTGGAGGCCATACTCCAGCGGCTCAACCAGTCGCTACCAGATTTGAAGGGAAGGTTTAGCACCTCGAGCCCGGAAGCAGCCCAGCTTTTGGCAGTAGCCCTGAGCGAAGCCAACCAGGAGAAGATGACCGTCACGCCTAACTTTGTGGTGCAACCTGCTGCCATTGCAGACGGCATCACCACCGAGGCCCCCACCCGCTCGAGCCTTTCCCCTGATGTCCCCTACACCCCCAACGCCTTCAACTGGACTTATATGAACCGGGGCAGCGCCCAGGACATCGGGGTGGGCGAGGCCTGGCGGCTGCTCGAGCGGGCCGGACGCTTGAGCAACAGGGTTCGCATCATGATTTTGGATGGTGGCTTCGCACTCAACAACGACTTCCCCGCAACCCGTCAGGTGGTGGGGAGCTGGAACGAGCCCAACCTACTCCAGTGCTCCGGGGGCAACTCCTGCCCTTGGCACGGTACCCACGTCACCACCGCAGCCATGGGTCGTCCAGACAATGGCTTCGGGGTTGCTGGCCCAGCAGGCCCGGTTGGAGAGCTTTTGGCAGTTCCTTTTCAAGGAGACTTTATTGGTATCATCTCCACCCTCGAGCGCATCATTACCGCTACCCTGTTCGGGAACCCCAAGATCATCAATATGAGCTTTGGTTTTGAGCTTGACCTGGGCTGGGACATCGCAGTTAAGGTGGCTTGCTTAGGGTTATGCCCCTCTCCCAGCGAGGTGATGGATGGCTTTGCGGTAGCAGTTTCAGCAACCGGCAAACTCCTTTTTGCTGCTGCTGGCAACGAGGGTAAGGATGTAGACAACGGTGGTGGCATCGAGGGTTCAACCCATATCCCTTGTGAACTACGCTCGGTAATCTGTGTAGGCGGGATGGCCCACGACAGCACCGCCCGCGACCCTGGCTCCAACTTCGGAACCAAGCGAGATGACAACAGCGTAGACATCTATGGGCCTTACTGGATATGGGCCGGCCCAGATCGTGACAGCCCTGCCAATGAGGCCCGGCTCCGAGCAGGTACCAGCTACTCCTCTCCCTTCGTGGCCGGCGTAGCCGCGCTGGTCTGGGCTGCCAACCCCTCCCTGAGCGCCAGCCAGGTCTGGGCCATCCTGCGCGACACCGCCCATGTGGGGGGGGTGGGGGTCAGGGGCTTTGAACGCCGGGTAAACGCTTTTGCAGCGATCTCCAGGGCGCTGGAAGTGGGCAGCAGCGGCCCCAGCGTGGCCCTGAGCGGTGCCAGCACTGCCAACCTCAACCGCGAGTGGAGTATCACCGCCAACGTTACCGACTTTGCCGGGAACAACTGCCCCCCTGTCTTCTGCCCGCTAACCTTTGACCCAGCCCCAACCCGAACCGTTGGCAACACCGCCTATTATCGCTTCAATACTGCCGCGAGCCGCACCATACGGGTGACCACCCGCGATCTGCTGGGCCGCGAGGGCAGCGCCACGCGCGAGGTCACCGTCATCAACTCGCCGCCGGTGGTTCGCATTGACGCACCCTCCAACGGCGCCTCGTTCTACCAGGGCCAGACCGTCAACCTGGTCGGCACCGCCACCGACCTCAACGAAGGCCCCGACCCCGGCCCTGGCCCCATTGCGTGCCGCTGGGAGGGCAGCGCCGCCGACGGTTTCCCCCGCACCGGCTGCAACCTCTCGGTTACCTTTAGCACGACCGGCTCGCGCACCCTTACACTTCGGGCCACCGACCCCCAGGGCCTGAGCAGCACTGCCAGTGTAACCATCAACATTACGCCCCCGCCGGCCAACCTGCCCCCCAACATTAACACCTTCGGCCCCCTGTCCCCTTCAACACCCAACTACTCTGGCGGATTCTCCTGGAACACCACCTTTACCGCCCCCGCCAGTGCCACCGACCCCGAAGGCAACAACCCCATCACCTACATTTGGCGGGCCACCTCCTACCGCCCCGATAACGATAGCGTGGTCTGGCGCAGCAACGTGGTGCTGAGCACCTCCACCACCAGCGGCAACCTGAGCTGGACGCCGAGCACCAACAACCCCAGCGACCTCCTGGTTGATTTCTCAAGCACGCCACCTGGTAACGCCTGCTATAACGGCCAGCTGGTGCGTCTCGAGCTGGTCGCCCGCGATTTCCTGGGCAACGAGAGTACCCGGAGTTTCGCCGCCATTCGGATATACCGCTGCATCGTAATCTAG
- the trmD gene encoding tRNA (guanosine(37)-N1)-methyltransferase TrmD, whose translation MKYTILTLFPDLVRPWTEESIIQKAIQKGLIEVDIRDIRTHTEDKHKTVDDTPYGGGAGMVMRVDVVVRAIEAAGPADEVILLTPAGRPLTQPLVEELAGKSHLVLVCGRYEGIDARVEHFVTREISIGDYVLMGGELGALVILEATARLLPGVIKEAESHRQDSFSTGLLDYPHYTRPPVFRGLAVPEILTSGHHAKIAEWRRKQALKRTKARRPDLLERAELTPKDLVWLEESDFDNECPGC comes from the coding sequence ATGAAATACACCATCCTGACCCTGTTCCCCGATCTGGTGCGTCCCTGGACAGAGGAATCTATTATCCAGAAAGCCATCCAGAAGGGTCTGATTGAAGTAGACATCCGCGATATTCGCACCCACACTGAGGACAAGCACAAAACCGTGGACGATACCCCCTACGGCGGCGGGGCGGGGATGGTGATGCGGGTGGATGTGGTGGTGCGGGCCATCGAGGCCGCCGGCCCCGCCGACGAGGTGATTTTGCTGACCCCGGCCGGCCGGCCGCTTACCCAGCCTCTGGTGGAAGAACTGGCCGGCAAGTCGCACCTGGTGCTGGTTTGTGGCCGCTACGAGGGTATCGATGCGCGCGTAGAGCACTTTGTGACCCGCGAGATCTCAATCGGTGACTATGTCTTGATGGGGGGTGAGCTGGGCGCCCTGGTGATTCTGGAGGCCACGGCCCGCCTGCTTCCGGGGGTCATCAAGGAGGCCGAGAGCCATCGGCAAGACTCCTTCTCTACGGGTTTGCTGGACTACCCCCACTACACCCGCCCGCCGGTGTTCCGGGGCCTGGCGGTGCCGGAAATCCTGACCTCAGGCCACCACGCCAAAATTGCCGAGTGGCGGCGCAAACAGGCCCTTAAAAGAACCAAAGCCCGCCGCCCCGACCTGCTCGAGCGGGCCGAACTGACCCCCAAGGATCTGGTCTGGCTCGAGGAAAGCGACTTTGACAACGAGTGTCCTGGCTGCTAG